The proteins below are encoded in one region of Helianthus annuus cultivar XRQ/B chromosome 2, HanXRQr2.0-SUNRISE, whole genome shotgun sequence:
- the LOC110891496 gene encoding uncharacterized protein LOC110891496 — MMNSDGFFFFKFDSKDGMMKVLEGGPWLIRKIPLFLNVWSPKVSLKKDGIKSVPVWVKLHNVPITVYTGDGLSLLASKLGVPKRLDSYTADMCAENWGRSSYARAMIEVSADKELKDHVVLAIPKMDEEGYITERVKVEYEWKPLRCATCCLFGHDENTCSKVDRGKSKQVVVDDEGFVTDRRRVAKHSFPQKKQKPKVIYRPKLNKNGASTSGTKKDDGNEPNDPQTVKLVNSFEALADEGDGNGVKSDSTQLPENIYDHVDEVLEVNPTEMANFMGRNVTNDRSEGASTPGDAVFNG; from the coding sequence ATGATGAACTCAGATGGATTCTTTTTCTTCAAATTTGATTCGAAAGATGGTATGATGAAAGTTTTGGAAGGAGGGCCATGGCTTATACGTAAAATCCCTTTATTTTTGAATGTGTGGTCGCCTAAGGTTAGTCTTAAGAAAGATGGGATTAAATCTGTTCCTGTGTGGGTAAAATTGCACAATGTTCCAATTACAGTGTACACGGGAGATGGTTTGAGTCTGCTAGCATCTAAACTAGGGGTTCCAAAAAGATTGGATTCTTACACGGCTGATATGTGTGCTGAGAATTGGGGTAGGAGTAGTTATGCTCGAGCTATGATTGAAGTCAGTGCGGACAAAGAACTTAAAGACCATGTTGTGCTTGCTATTCCAAAGATGGATGAGGAGGGGTATATAACTGAACGTGTAAAGGTTGAATATGAATGGAAACCCCTTCGGTGTGCGACATGTTGTTTGTTTGGGCATGATGAGAATACGTGCAGTAAGGTGGATAGGGGTAAATCCAAGCAGGTAGTCGTTGATGATGAAGGTTTTGTCACGGATAGGAGGAGGGTAGCGAAGCATTCTTTTCCGCAAAAGAAACAAAAACCTAAAGTGATTTATCGACCGAAGTTGAATAAGAATGGGGCAAGTACTTCCGGAACCAAAAAAGATGACGGTAATGAGCCTAATGATCCGCAAACGGTTAAGCTGGTGAATTCGTTTGAGGCGTTAGCAGATGAAGGTGATGGCAACGGGGTAAAGAGTGATAGCACTCAACTTCCAGAAAATATTTATGATCATGTGGATGAGGTTTTAGAAGTTAACCCAACTGAGATGGCTAATTTCATGGGTAGAAATGTCACTAATGATCggtctgagggggcaagcactcccggtgaTGCGGTTTTCAATGGATAG